The DNA region AGAGCTCGGCGTTATCCCTTGGCCTCCGCAGAATGTGGATGACGCCCAAGAGGATTAGGATGGAAGTCGACGAGGCTCTGGTGTTTCGGCCCGAGTGGACCCAGCGTTACCTGGTGGTGGAGCCTGCGGAGGGTGACGGGGCCCTGTGCCTGGTGTGTCGCCGCCTGGTCGCCTCTACTCGGGAACGCGACGTGAGGCGCCACTACGAAGCCGAACACGAATTCTACGAACGGTTTGTAGGGGACGAGGAACGCGCGGCCCTGGTGGAGCGTCTGCGGCAGGGCGACATGTCTTTGGCTGCCGTTCTCACTCCGGAGGAGAGAGCTACGCGGGCAGGCCTCGGCCTCTGCCGCTTCTTGGCCTTGAAGGGTCGCGGCTGGGGTGAGGGTGACTTCGTTCACCAGTGCATGGAGGTGTTGCTGAGAGAGGTGCTGCCGGATCACGTCGGCGTCCTGGAAGGCATTGATTTATCTCCAGAGATCACACGGCAGAGAATTCTGAGCATTGACAGCAACCTCCGTAGCCAGCTGTTTAACCGAGCCAGGGACTTTAAGGCCTATTCCCTTGCTTTGGATGACCAGGCTTTTGTGGCCTATGAGAACTACCTGCTGGTTTTCATCCGTGGCGTCGGCCGCGACCTGGAGGTGCAAGAAGATCTTCTGACCATTATCAACCTGACTCATCACTTCAGTGTTGGGGCTCTCATGTCGGCAATTCTGGAGGCCCTGCAGACAGCAGGGCTCAGCTTACAGCGAATGGTTGGACTGACCACGACCCACACCTTGAGGATGATTGGCGAGAACTCCGGACTGGTCTCCTACATGAGAGAAAAGGCTGTGAGTCCCAACTGTTGGAACGTTATCCACTATTCAGGATTTCTTCACTTGGAACTGTTGAGTTCTTACGATGTTGATATTAATCAGATCATAAATACCATCTCCGAATGGGTAGTCATGATTAAAACCAGAGGTGTTAGGCGGCCAGAGTTCCAGTCTTTACTGACTGAGTCTGAATCAGAGCATGGAGAGAGAGTTAATGGACGGTGTTTGAACAACTGGCTGAGAAGAGGCAAAACGTTAAAACTAATATTTTCGCTAAGGAAAGAAATCGAGGCGTTCTTGGTTTCGGTGGGGGCAACAACAGTTCATTTCTCAGACAAGCAGTGGCTTTGTGATTTCGGTTTCTTGGTAGACATCATGGATTACCTCCGAGAGATCAGTGAAGAACTGCAAATCAGTAAAGTCTTTGCTGCTGCCGCCTTTGAACGCATCTGCACCTTTGAGGATAAGCTGAGCTCCCTTCAGAGACATATGGAAGAAGTAAATCTAACAGACTTTCCTGCCTTCAGCATAATCGTTGATGAACTCAAACAGCAGTTTAAGGAAGATCAAAAAATATTTGATCCTGACAGGTATCAAATGGTGATCTCCCGCCTACAAAAAGATTTTGAGAGACATTTCAAGGACCTCAGGTTCATTAAAAAGGACTTGGAACTTTTCTCAAATCCATTTAGCTTCAAACCGGAATATGCGCCTATTTCCGTAAGAGTGGAGCTAACAAAACTTCAGGGGAACACCGACCTGTGGAATGAGTACAGAGTCAAAGACTTGGGACAGTTTTATGCTGGACTGTCTGGGGAAGCTTACCCAATTATCAAAGGGGTTGCCTATAAGGTGGCATCCTTATTTGATAGTAACCAAATCTGTGATAAGGCTTTTGCATATTTAACTCGAAACCAGCACACGTTGAGCCAGCCACTGACGGACGAGCATCTCCAAGCGCTATTTCGAGTTGCCACAACTGAAATGGATCCCCGTTGGGATGATCttgtgagagagagaaatgactcATAAGCCATCGTGGTACAAGAAGAAGTCAAtctgaaaaggaaaaattaatttaacttcctttcacatttcctcATTTGGATGGTTGGAAAGCATTGAACTTATTACAGATGTCCAAACTGATAAACATTGAGATCTTTCTGAAGAGTTACCTTTCCCCATCTCATTTGGCAACATGGAACTGACGCATAAGAATACCACCTTTAAAAAACTTAGTTTAATGGAAAAGTCATTgccttttacttttattataacTGGTTTTCAACAGATTTAGTATTGATATTGTAAGTTGAACTAGAAGTCTGGTTTTAAAATGGTCTAAAGATGCATGCCAAAAGTTTCAGCCCTTACTCTGACACAGTGGAAAGTGTAACACATGGTTTGAAGTGGCCAACTCCGTAAAAGTGTATTCGAGTCAGTTCACAGAAACTCACATATCAAATTAAGTTTCTGAAAAGGAATAGCATATACACAGTGGAGGTATTTTATCTAGCTAACAGAATTTAAGATTATTTCTTAAAGCATATTTCTGAGTCTGAAGTAAATACAAACCCCATCCTCACCTACCCAGTGGATGGACGGTGACAATACGGATGGAGGAAGGAATCAATTTGGTGTTGGAGCAGCaagaattattttaagtttctgatTTAGGAGGTTCCTTACTATCAGGAGTTAAGAATAACCGACTATTAGTGGTTTGCTCCTTATTTTTTCACAGCCGGAGCAATTTTTTCAGCTCGTCTGTCAAAGGACCATGGTAAGTATGGAATCCTGATCACTGCCAGTCAGCATTTTTTTCCTGCTCTAGACAGAACTTTGGTCCTATCCAAACAGTAAGGGGGAAAGGACCTTTACACTTCAAGATAGGAGTTATGAGAGGCTTGCAGCTTGTTTGTCTTATCTGCATGGGTATTAATGTTCTCTGAAGAAACTATGCTTAAGGGAGACACTTTATTTTGAAATGATGTGCCAGATTTTGTTAGCTGCAGGAAATGGATTTACTCTAGAATTTAAAGCTGTCTTACACATTGAGTAGTTAAGACAGTGCATAAGTAAAATACTTAAATCTAAAGAAGCAACCTTGTCCACAGACTGTAATAATTCCTATTTCTAGAGATGTTTTG from Rattus norvegicus strain BN/NHsdMcwi chromosome 8, GRCr8, whole genome shotgun sequence includes:
- the Epm2aip1 gene encoding EPM2A-interacting protein 1, with product MWMTPKRIRMEVDEALVFRPEWTQRYLVVEPAEGDGALCLVCRRLVASTRERDVRRHYEAEHEFYERFVGDEERAALVERLRQGDMSLAAVLTPEERATRAGLGLCRFLALKGRGWGEGDFVHQCMEVLLREVLPDHVGVLEGIDLSPEITRQRILSIDSNLRSQLFNRARDFKAYSLALDDQAFVAYENYLLVFIRGVGRDLEVQEDLLTIINLTHHFSVGALMSAILEALQTAGLSLQRMVGLTTTHTLRMIGENSGLVSYMREKAVSPNCWNVIHYSGFLHLELLSSYDVDINQIINTISEWVVMIKTRGVRRPEFQSLLTESESEHGERVNGRCLNNWLRRGKTLKLIFSLRKEIEAFLVSVGATTVHFSDKQWLCDFGFLVDIMDYLREISEELQISKVFAAAAFERICTFEDKLSSLQRHMEEVNLTDFPAFSIIVDELKQQFKEDQKIFDPDRYQMVISRLQKDFERHFKDLRFIKKDLELFSNPFSFKPEYAPISVRVELTKLQGNTDLWNEYRVKDLGQFYAGLSGEAYPIIKGVAYKVASLFDSNQICDKAFAYLTRNQHTLSQPLTDEHLQALFRVATTEMDPRWDDLVRERNDS